From a region of the Lactuca sativa cultivar Salinas chromosome 4, Lsat_Salinas_v11, whole genome shotgun sequence genome:
- the LOC111910568 gene encoding disease resistance protein RUN1: MESRVMDVVSCLGTGSDDVRMIGIKGMGGGGKTTLARAVFDRTSFQFEGKSFVHNVREVSNASLSGLKSLQKQVLRDILNDKGINVSSVFDGKEIMKKMMRHRKVLIVLDDVNRIDQLEALAGDLNWFKLGSRIIITTRDEQVLLAHGVEFVRDVSLLSNKEAICLFKTYAFGREIPIQRYKELSKQVVSYAAGLPLTIKVLGSLLCGKNELEWEDALKRLKTIPLAETLKILELSYTNLEDDYKEIFLDIACYLKGWERNKEIKVLESCRFHARIGLRVLEQKSLITFNCDSYDYEWVGMHDHLKEMAMNIIRRSHPDEPHKHSRLWKIDEIEDILANDLGRKATRCIQFHTKKFNPHILIKGLRNMKELRFFSVRGDTSNDFKFRIVSPHFPNAIRYLHWTDYPFRTLPKTFQANNLVALEMDGSKIVQLWEGGERKVLYKLRFLDLSCSSLRTLDLGLAPNLEELILVGCKNLEKLHFPGRCLNLRCLLLTNSKLRTLDIGQTPNLEKLDLQKSYCLEKLLIANECQKLAELKISHSNLRTLDIGMTPNLKKLVLTECRKLVKLRTSIGCLKKLVHVNLSDCVRFRSFLFTSKNYTYGSVDESLAVAPLAELNLTVKSLESCPLHPKSNLPKFWFKYFHTEDRPSLTRNLEMLLSVGMCACTNLEMFSRSICGLQRLIKLRFKGSFLEVTKDLDQLESLEELILFSTKINHLPDSICKLKHLKSLELDDIRLLERLPEDLGQIECLERLSLLSIDIKHLPDSICMLKHLKSLRLIFCSLLEKLPEDLDQLQCLEELILTNCKFLQDIPNSICMLKRLKNLQLHECSLLEKLPEDLGQLECLENLSLWKNEFLQDIPNSICEMKCLKYLNLYKCIRVEKLPEELGCLECLKELHINGTSISHLPQSILSLNGLGIIGPIQLLKSCGFAPMMQIPTDTYRYKIHYWVRVPIIQAHTTGVSSTILHG, encoded by the exons ATGGAGTCCCGGGTCATGGATGTAGTATCATGTTTAGGAACCGGTTCTGATGATGTCCGGATGATTGGGATAAAGGGAATGGGAGGTGGTGGGAAGACAACTTTGGCCAGAGCTGTTTTTGATCGCACATCCTTTCAGTTTGAAGGTAAAAGCTTCGTGCACAATGTTAGGGAAGTTTCGAATGCTTCTTTGTCCGGTTTGAAGTCTTTGCAAAAACAAGTCCTTCGGGAcattttaaatgataaaggcaTCAATGTAAGTAGTGTTTTTGATGGGAAAGAAATAATGAAAAAGATGATGCGTCATAGGAAGGTTCTTATTGTTCTAGATGATGTGAATCGTATAGACCAGCTTGAGGCGTTAGCTGGTGATCTTAATTGGTTCAAGCTAGGAAGTAGAATTATAATCACAACAAGAGATGAGCAAGTTCTTTTAGCACACGGAGTAGAATTCGTTCGTGATGTCAGTCTATTATCGAACAAGGAAGCAATTTGCCTTTTCAAGACGTATGCATTTGGCAGAGAGATTCCAATTCAACGATACAAAGAGTTATCAAAACAAGTTGTAAGCTATGCCGCTGGTCTTCCCTTGACGATTAAAGTTTTAGGTTCGCTTCTGTGTGGTAAAAATGAGCTTGAATGGGAAGATGCCCTAAAAAGATTAAAAACAATTCCGCTTGCAGAAACTCTGAAAATATTGGAATTAAGCTATACCAATCTAGAAGACGATTACAAGGAAATATTCCTAGATATTGCATGCTACCTAAAAGGTTGGGAGAGAAACAAAGAAATCAAAGTacttgaaagttgtagatttcaTGCTAGAATTGGTTTACGAGTTCTAGAGCAAAAATCTCTCATAACttttaattgtgattcttatgATTATGAGTGGGTGGGAATGCATGACCATCTTAAGGAAATGGCTATGAATATTATTCGTCGCTCGCACCCCGATGAGCCTCACAAGCATAGCCGATTATGGAAAATCGATGAAATTGAAGATATATTGGCCAATGATTTG GGTAGAAAAGCAACAAGATGTATACAATTCCACACTAAGAAATTCAATCCGCATATTCTTATAAAAGGTCTGAGAAATATGAAGGAACTTAGATTTTTTTCTGTTCGTGGAGATACTTCCAATGATTTTAAGTTTCGTATAGTCAGTCCACACTTCCCAAATGCTATACGATATCTCCATTGGACCGATTACCCTTTTAGGACTTTACCCAAAACATTTCAAGCAAATAATCTTGTTGCACTTGAGATGGATGGCAGCAAAATTGTACAGCTTTGGGAAGGGGGAGAAAGAAAG GTTCTTTACAAGCTCAGATTCCTTGACCTCAGTTGTTCAAGTTTGAGGACCCTTGACCTTGGGCTGGCTCCAAACCTTGAAGAGTTGATTCTTGTTGGATGCAAGAATTTGGAAAAACTTCACTTTCCTGGAAGATGTCTAAATCTAAGATGCTTACTACTCACTAATTCTAAGTTGAGGACCCTTGACATTGGGCAGACTCCGAATCTCGAGAAGTTAGATCTTCAAAAGTCATATTGTTTGGAAAAACTTCTCATAGCCAATGAATGTCAAAAGCTCGCCGAACTCAAAATTAGTCATTCAAATTTGAGGACCCTTGACATTGGGATGACTCCAAATCTCAAGAAGTTAGTTCTCACAGAGTGTCGTAAATTGGTAAAACTTCGCACTTCCATTGGATGTCTAAAAAAGCTTGTCCATGTAAACTTAAGTGATTGTGTGAGGTTTAGATCTTTTTTGTTTACATCAAAAAATTATACATATGGTAGTGTGGACGAATCACTTGCAGTTGCTCCTTTAGCTGAGTTAAATCTAACTGTGAAATCCCTAGAAAGTTGCCCGCTTCACCCTAAAAGTAACTTGCCAAAGTTTTGGTTTAAATATTTTCATACAGAAGATCGACCCTCATTGACTAGAAATCTTGAGATGCTTTTATCTGTAGGTATGTGTGCTTGCACAAACCTTGAGATGTTTTCAAGAAGCATTTGCGGTTTACAACGTTTAATAAAGCTTAGATTTAAAGGTAGTTTTCTAGAGGTGACCAAGGACCTTGACCAGTTGGAATCTCTCGAGGAGCTAATATTGTTTTCTACAAAGATAAACCATCTTCCAGATAGCATTTGTAAGTTGAAGCATCTGAAATCTCTTGAACTTGATGATATACGGCTACTTGAGAGGTTACCTGAGGATCTTGGCCAAATAGAATGTCTAGAGAGGCTCAGTTTGTTGTCTATAGATATTAAACACCTCCCTGATAGCATTTGTATGTTGAAACATCTTAAATCCCTCAGACTTATATTCTGTAGTCTTCTTGAGAAGTTACCCGAGGATCTTGACCAATTACAATGTTTAGAGGAGCTAATCCTAACTAACTGCAAGTTTTTACAAGATATCCCGAATAGCATTTGCATGTTGAAACGCCTGAAAAATCTTCAACTTCATGAATGTTCGCTGCTTGAGAAGTTACCAGAGGATCTTGGCCAATTAGAATGTTTAGAGAACTTAAGCCTATGGAAGAATGAGTTTTTACAAGATATTCCGAATAGCATCTGCGAGATGAAATGTCTAAAATATCTTAATCTCTACAAATGTATTCGAGTTGAGAAATTGCCTGAGGAACTTGGATGTTTGGAATGTTTAAAAGAGTTACATATAAATGGTACAAGCATAAGTCATCTTCCCCAGAGCATTCTTTCGTTGAATGGTCTGGGTATTATTGGGCCAATACAGCTTCTTAAGTCGTGTGGGTTTGCACCCATGATGCAGATACCCACAGATACCTACAGATATAAAATACATTATTGGGTACGGGTACCCATAATTCAGGCACACACAACAGGAGTCTCCTCTACCATACTCCACGGATGA
- the LOC111910561 gene encoding TMV resistance protein N-like gives MASSSTSSANKSFKYDVFLSFRGEDTRTSFVDHLYHALQNKSIHTYKDDERIRKGKRISDELIGSIEDSKFYIIVFSKSYASSSWCLDELVKIMECQRTNHHIAYPVFYNVEPSEA, from the exons ATGGCGTCTTCTTCAACTTCATCCGCTAATAAGAGCTTTAAGTATGATGTATTTTTGAGTTTCAGGGGTGAAGATACTCGTACGAGCTTCGTTGATCATCTTTATCATGCTCTTCAGAACAAAAGCATTCATACTTACAAGGACGATGAGAGAATCAGAAAAGGGAAAAGAATTAGTGATGAGCTCATCGGATCCATTGAAGACTCCAAATTCTACATTATTGTTTTCTCCAAGAGTTATGCCTCTTCATCGTGGTGCTTGGATGAACTTGTTAAGATAATGGAGTGTCAAAGGACTAACCATCATATCGCTTACCCAGTCTTCTACAACGTGGAACCTTCGGAA gCATGA